A single region of the Podospora pseudopauciseta strain CBS 411.78 chromosome 1, whole genome shotgun sequence genome encodes:
- a CDS encoding hypothetical protein (EggNog:ENOG503PE1S), which produces MMHRDQNYHRRGFAQTPTEFWSFQRLPAEIRNMIWEYSLPESRVYEVMDAPSSKQKTPAQKGLMFANVHPEPPPPLAAVCRESRCFVLHHYKPLTLGPTTKYVDLSRDILLLEPYLLVKRLHRTLHFMSQIPLVRDNINRLALGTSYGIYPGIFHPVLSWKVSKTNMHKLMTSLAKFPKLQTLVFVVHQEFQFEFDFGHPSGMAPLSNHQQHAQLQGAAATGMGGYPSPAPSSVISGTGTPMSSLSPSASRLPTPMSSNAPSPSPPQSLPLPSLPPLSSSPPSTSASSSSSEPQYRPQQIHQAYRFKFDIEANINHQPRRPHHNELSYYPLPIDEEKDDWDLGEIGEEGEWCDPRPTNDDWRRFRKRFVWAMDKSTAPEEEKPEKSGAKRGAEDDLRGLAKKLKLKGASLLWRYTSQRNGGYAGYAGLSSGVQGRGGYAS; this is translated from the coding sequence ATGATGCATCGCGATCAGAACTACCACAGGCGAGGGTTCGCTCAGACGCCGACAGAGTTTTGGAGTTTTCAGCGATTACCGGCAGAGATCCGGAATATGATTTGGGAGTACTCGTTGCCAGAATCCCGGGTGTACGAGGTCATGGATGCTCCCAGCTCCAAACAGAAGACTCCGGCTCAGAAGGGGTTGATGTTTGCCAATGTGCACCCGgagcctcctccgccgctgGCAGCTGTCTGTCGAGAGAGCCGATGCTTTGTGCTTCACCACTACAAACCGTTGACGCTGGGCCCGACGACGAAGTACGTCGACCTCTCCCGGGACATCTTGCTCCTGGAACCATATCTGTTGGTCAAACGGCTACACCGGACGCTGCATTTCATGAGCCAGATTCCTCTTGTGCGGGACAACATCAACAGACTGGCCCTCGGCACCTCGTACGGCATCTACCCAGGAATCTTTCACCCTGTGTTGAGCTGGAAGGTCTCCAAGACGAACATGCACAAGCTGATGACCAGTCTGGCCAAGTTCCCCAAGCTACAAACATTGGTGTTTGTCGTTCATCAGGAGTTCCAGTTCGAGTTTGATTTCGGCCACCCATCCGGGATGGCGCCCCTTTCAAACCATCAGCAGCACGCACAACTACAAGGGGCAGCAGCGACGGGCATGGGCGGTTAcccatcaccagcaccgaGCAGTGTGATCAGTGGAACTGGCACTCCAATGTCAAGTTTATCACCATCAGCAAGTCGTTTGCCCACTCCAATGAGCAGCAATGCCCCTTCGCCATCACCGCCCCAGTCATTACCTCTTCCATCTCTGCCACCATTGTCTtcgtctcctccatcaacctctgcttcctcctcatcatctgaGCCACAATACCGACCTCAACAGATACACCAAGCCTACCGGTTCAAGTTCGACATTGaagccaacatcaaccaccaaccccgacgGCCTCACCACAACGAGCTGTCGTACTACCCGCTGCCAATCGACGAGGAGAAAGACGACTGGGACCTCGGGGagattggggaggaaggggagtgGTGCGATCCACGGCCGACGAATGATGACTGGAGGAGGTTTAGGAAGAGGTTCGTGTGGGCTATGGATAAGAGCACCGctcctgaggaggagaagccagaGAAGTCTGGGGCCAAGAGAGGGGCAGAGGATGACCTGAGGGGTTTGGCGAAGAAGTTGAAGCTCAAGGGGGCGAGCCTGTTGTGGAGGTATACCAGTCAGAGGAATGGGGGGTATGCTGGGTATGCTGGGTTGAGTTCGGGGGTgcagggaaggggggggtaTGCTTCTTGA
- the txl1 gene encoding Thioredoxin-like protein 1 (EggNog:ENOG503NYV7; COG:O) has protein sequence MSSTHDSRPIEVTSSAQFQTILQTNALVVADFYADWCGPCKAIKPIFEKASEELSHENVLAFIKVNTDTQKDIAQAYNVTSLPTFIYFRNGQITSRVKGADVQKLSGMLETIRGHFQEAIENPGGAAGGSSSSGATWRGAELPRGYTDITDQIEINRCELLNVESGPEGVRTLLDKSRPSALSGQKNATKDWVESDTDEQLMLFLPFQAMIKLHTLQITSLPPSDDDDDEAPMRPKTIKLFTNKSHNLGFDEAEDMSATQAIELSEKDWNPDGTANISLRYVKFQNINSLVLFVVDGDGDSEKVRLDRVRLVGEAGEKREMGKLEKIGDE, from the exons ATGTCGTCAACACACGACTCCAGGCCGATAGAGGTTACCTCCTCAGCGCAGTTCCAAACCATCTTGCAAACCAATGCTTTGGTTGTCGCAGACT TCTATGCCGACTGGTGTGGCCCTTGCAAGGCGATCAAGCCCATCTTCGAGAAGGCGTCCGAGGAGCTCTCTCACGAAAACGTCTTGGCCTTCATCAAGGTCAACACCGACACCCAAAAGGACATTGCCCAGGCCTACAACGTCACCTCTCTGCCAACCTTTATCTATTTCCGAAATGGCCAGATTACCTCCCGGGTGAAAGGGGCAGATGTGCAGAAGCTCTCGGGCATGCTTGAGACCATCCGCGGGCATTTTCAAGAGGCTATCGAGAACCCTGGAGGAGCCGCCGGAGGGTCAAGCAGTAGCGGTGCGACCTGGAGAGGTGCGGAGCTGCCTCGCGGCTACACTGATATCACAGATCAGATCGAGATCAACCGTTGCGAGCTTCTGAACGTTGAGTCTGGCCCAGAGGGTGTGCGCACCCTGCTTGACAAGTCCAGGCCAAGTGCGCTGTCAGGGCAAAAGAATGCCACAAAGGACTGGGTGGAAAGTGACACGGATGAGCAACTGATGCTCTTTTTGCCTTTCCAGGCCATGATTAAGCTACACACTCTTCAG ATCACCTCATTGCCTCCctctgatgatgacgatgacgaagcTCCCATGCGACCCAAAACCATCAAGCTGTTTACCAACAAGTCGCATAACCTCGGGTttgacgaggccgaggacaTGAGTGCCACGCAGGCCATCGAGCTCTCGGAGAAGGATTGGAACCCGGATGGCACAGCCAACATCAGTTTACGATATGTGAAGTTTCAGAACATCAACAGTCTGGTGTTGTTTGTGGTGGACGGGGACGGTGACAGCGAGAAGGTGAGACTGGACCGTGTCCGGTTAGTGGGCGAGGCTGGGGAGAAGCGTGAGATGGGCAAGCTCGAGAAGATCGGTGATGAATAG
- a CDS encoding hypothetical protein (EggNog:ENOG503PI0H), with protein sequence MPDPAPRPVSISITIHHRHNIHHSPVMALYERDKSRHKKYLYLDPPRPGLHERRRKVTTIVPARVPTPPPPVVLQPLPPPPPPPAVLQPLPPPPPVVVEPCPPPPPPPPPAPIEEDDTIDVIAVDVDPSETSKSSKSRKSRRKRRSHSPRRETREREVIIERERLVPYEVHVPYPVDRERIVEVEVPVPYPVEREKVVEVEVPMPYPVEKEKVVEVEVPVPYEVQVPVPYEVKVPVPMLPAPRTPSPPLRKRETYRYVEGLESKIPMREVRGVDGLENRRPESGIRGVEGLESRIPMREVRGVEGLDRRGPESGIRGVEGLESKRPESGIRGVDGLENRRPESGIRGVDGLESRRPESGIRGVEGLESKVPTGGIRGVEGLESHVPKGGIRGVEGTESRVPKESIRGVDGLESRVPTGGIRGVEGMESRVPRESIRGVEGMESRVPRDSIRGVEGMESRVPRDSIRGVEGMESRVPRDSIRGVEGMESRVPRDSIRGVEGMDSRVPRSSVRRLSRMRDRSCDSQSSVDERDRVRITVAERERERIRRESSVSSAGGREYRHERRGGCDCHHYYGHGRHGPDCEHIHIHSRERIYERDRNSDVSLMREESRGRYGDFRC encoded by the exons ATGCCCGACCCAGCACCCCGACCAG TCTCAATATCCATTACTATCCATCACCGCCACAACATCCACCACTCGCCCGTCATGGCCCTCTACGAACGCGACAAATCCCGCCACAAGAAGTACCTCTACCTCGACCCCCCTCGCCCCGGCCTCCACGAGCGCCGCCGCAAAGTAACCACCATCGTCCCGGCCCGGgtacccacccctcccccccccgttgttctccaacctcttcctcccccccctccccctccggctgtccttcaacccctcccccctccccccccagtAGTCGTCGAACCatgccctccccctccaccccctccacccccagccccaaTAGAAGAAGACGACACAATCGACGTCATAGCCGTAGACGTCGACCCCTCAGAAACGTCCAAATCTTCCAAATCCCGCAAATCCCGCCGCAAAAGGCGTTCCCACTCCCCTCGCAGGGAAACTCGCGAAAGGGAGGTGATCATCGAGCGGGAACGGCTTGTCCCTTATGAGGTTCACGTGCCTTACCCTGTTGATAGGGAGCGGAttgtggaggtggaagttCCGGTTCCTTAcccggtggagagggagaaggttgttgaggtggaggtgccgATGCCGTATCcggttgagaaggagaaggtggtggaagtggaGGTGCCGGTGCCGTATGAGGTTCAGGTGCCGGTGCCGTATGAGGTCAAGGTGCCGGTTCCGATGCTGCCGGCGCCGAGGACGCCGAGCCCgccgttgaggaagagggagacgTATAGGTATgttgaggggttggagagtAAGATTCCGATGAGGGAGGTCAGGGGGGTGGACGGGTTGGAGAATAGGAGGCCGGAGAGTGGGAttaggggggtggaggggttggagagtAGGATTccgatgagggaggtgagagGGGTGGAAGGGTTGGATAGGAGGGGGCCGGAGAGTGGCAttaggggggtggagggactTGAAAGTAAGAGGCCGGAGAGTGGTATTAGAGGTGTGGATGGATTGGAAAATCGGAGACCGGAGAGTGGAATCAGAGGCGTGGATGGCTTGGAAAGTCGGAGGCCGGAGAGTGGAATCAGAGGTGTCGAGGGGCTTGAAAGCAAGGTCCCTACTGGAGGTATCAGAGGAGTGGAAGGGCTGGAGAGTCATGTTCCTAAGGGAGGTATCAGAGGAGTAGAAGGAACCGAGAGTAGAGTCCCTAAGGAAAGCATTAGGGGTGTGGACGGATTGGAAAGCAGGGTTCCTACTGGTGGCATTCGGGGTGTGGAGGGCATGGAAAGCAGAGTGCCACGTGAAAGTATTAGGGGCGTTGAGGGTATGGAGAGTAGAGTACCGCGAGACAGTATTAGAGGTGTTGAAGGCATGGAAAGCAGGGTACCAAGAGATAGTATCAGGGGCGTCGAAGGCATGGAAAGTAGGGTTCCCCGGGACAGCATCAGGGGTGTCGAAGGAATGGAAAGCAGAGTCCCCAGAGATAGCATTCGCGGCGTCGAGGGTATGGATAGCAGAGTGCCTCGAAGCAGTGTGAGAAGGCTGAGCAGGATGAGGGATAGGAGCTGCGATAGTCAGAGCTCTGTGGATGAGAGGGACAGGGTGAGAATTACAGTtgcggagagggagcgggagaggaTAAGAAGGGAGAGTTCGGTGTCGAGTGCGGGAGGCAGGGAGTACAGGCACGAACGTCGTGGCGGATGTGATTGCCACCACTACTATGGCCATGGTCGACACGGGCCTGATTGCGAGCATATCCATATTCACAGCAGAGAGAGGATTTATGAGAGAGACAGGAATAGTGACGTCAGTCTCATGAGGGAGGAGTCTCGAGGACGGTATGGGGATTTTAGGTGTTGA
- the BEM3 gene encoding Rho GTPase activating protein (COG:T; EggNog:ENOG503NVRI) encodes MSQLDHDQHHHHPDGRSSVASTPPRSMDSSFQDSPTIGRTQVLTHGYPSNSPSSSPLSAANPRSRPKPAPSPLHSSSVVSPPTSPGPTRAEFPSAASVPRIVTTAPEDRQAQASEKTYFNSDSSGSTTPEERSPGPAPSSSQQFPNEARSASDPVVAAKGPSGRLTQSQSTPSIMAGPSSVRAEPAKGPARNSSMDSAISQISSRSTPNKTPQDAAGSTDIAHLIKTAGSAEAVIQYLLKEKQSQSQQNSQLWRLVDKQRAMILGLNKDLERALKDKEKYRKKLKEVLGDAEAPFVPAVPAASSMQGPARHETGEASAIPKERVLEVPASPGLDAPKHSPIDVSMAPYPITPPADQMTLLLPPSTVGDLLDPSHSMPKASEHALDQYDHEAQEREAEEAAKETTDDQVDLRINLDLPPSRQTPREPPKMPPPKLPVGLPDRSPKPEDGVSKFPLPPAPPPRKPPPAPLQLKNMNPTPAIVAPEEAETDTDYDDILEVDEIPHHERRGRRRTREEDERDREIMAQKEAEMRSLSKKSKKSSSRKNTPEEEPPLPAEMPEMPASPRLVQTTKVLPPREPASLAGVLSGNSDSLAPPMALMSPGLPASPRPMPLKSPVTSPPLSPLGISTFAGAPLSPRPPREPLALKSPRPLLIVKQEAQISGEASPTSSTMDSPLERTKIFKGFVTEEYPDLLLPPNALPHITLKVASSRMKPSRASLLSLTQLEEDPVFTLAVSSRADGGELWRVEKDTASLAKLDSRLKQCPAFTAKTPDRSLFSGHAPAKLDARRVALNQYLEELLNTPLDTATALELCKYLSSNTLPPNADETGSSRSDANTESQRTGPGGRPFRTGYLTKRGKNFGGWKARYFILDGPLLKYYETPGGAHLGTVKLQKAQIGKQSHHNNDGSPARPKDDEAENQYRHAFLILERKKKDPNSTTRHVLCAESDLERDQWVDALLRWVDYEDPEDEDNAKKEHPHDRHSAHADRANASKKKGQGKQNSIADDKLIGVSYEATRQGDSPQGVPIKGAPSGQDHESTHSQSTASSYTISGPRDPQMMTSSESWGNKLAMATQQLSQEEKKARKRSFFGFGPKARNSGDGQDSIFGSDGGSIANGQTGNGYNGPVRQVFGASLAEAVRYCAPADVRVPLPAVVYRCIQYLEHKNATSEEGIFRLSGSSVVIKQLKERFNTEGDINLVTDPQYYDIHAVASLLKLYLRELPITILTNDLRLEFIATIEITNQKQKHALLAELVDRLPQANAALLKYLISFLIKIINNASVNKMTVRNVGIVFSPTLNIPAPIFAAFLQNFEPIFGVDPTEYELPTTEPDNLQPQPRRPSLPSSFTSDAPRRPSDPRPSTSHSDSPHRHRLMESLDSLPNRSTPTPPPLSMQQMAQMNAATMHSRSTPTPPPQRPGVVYEPQLMAPPQQQQQGGHFSMRPAYEGSFNAPPPNFDPTQMQHPGALRPSPGYDRPVYESGLSPAPYEHSYKNRRESSMFMGNLNQQPSKSRLRE; translated from the exons ATGTCACAGCTCGACCAcgaccaacatcaccaccaccccgacgGCCGCTCTTCTGTGGCCTCAACTCCACCCCGATCTATGGACTCTTCTTTCCAGGACAGCCCTACTATTGGGAGAACACAAGTACTGACCCACGGCTACCCGTCCAATAgcccatcttcctcgcccttgTCGGCGGCGAACCCTAG GTCCAGGCCGAAACCCGCACCGAGCCCGTTGCACTCGAGCAGCGTTGTTTCTCCGCCCACGAGTCCCGGCCCAACGAGAGCCGAGTTCCCATCTGCAGCCTCCGTCCCACGGATTGTAACGACGGCCCCCGAGGACCGCCAGGCGCAGGCATCCGAGAAAACATACTTTAACAGTGACTCCTCGGGTAGCACCACCCCAGAGGAGAGAAGTCCAGG ACCggctccctcttcctcccagcaGTTCCCGAATGAGGCGCGCAGTGCCTCCGACCCCGTCGTAGCCGCCAAGGGCCCCTCAGGAAGACTTACTCAAAGCCAGTCTACACCCTCGATCATGGCCGGTCCGTCGAGCGTGCGGGCAGAGCCCGCCAAGGGTCCAGCGAGAAACTCTTCCATGGATTCCGCCATTTCTCAAATTTCATCGAGGTCGACTCCGAATAAGACGCCGCAGGACGCTGCTGGGTCGACGGATATTGCACACCTAATCAAGACGGCCGGCAGTGCCGAAGCGGTCATTCAGTACTTGTTGAAGGAAAAACAGTCCCAATCGCAACAAAATTCGCAGTTATGGCGGCTTGTTGACAAGCAAAGGGCCATGATTCTAGGCCTTAATAAGGATCTGGAGCGGGCGTTgaaggacaaagaaaagTACAGGAAAAAGCTGAAGGAAGTTCTAGGTGACGCAGAAGCACCGTTTGTCCCGGCCGTTCCAGCGGCGAGCTCCATGCAAGGGCCAGCCAGACACGAAACCGGCGAAGCGAGTGCCATTCCAAAGGAGCGGGTGTTGGAAGTTCCTGCGTCACCAGGCTTGGACGCCCCAAAGCATTCGCCGATTGATGTTTCGATGGCCCCGTACCCAATCACTCCGCCGGCCGATCAAATGACTTTGCTTCTGCCGCCATCAACCGTTGGCGATTTGCTTGACCCGTCTCATTCGATGCCAAAGGCAAGCGAGCACGCCCTCGACCAATACGACCACGAGGCCCAAGAAAGAGAAGCCGAAGAGGCTGCTAAGGAGACAACCGACGATCAAGTTGACTTGCGCATCAACCTCGATTTACCGCCCTCTCGTCAGACACCCCGAGAACCCCCCAAGATGCCCCCGCCAAAATTGCCTGTCGGATTGCCAGATCGGTCGCCCAAGCCGGAAGACGGCGTCTCGAAGTTCCCGTTACCCCCTGCCCCACCGCCACGGAAACCACCTCCGGCACCGCTCCAATTGAAAAATATGAATCCAACGCCGGCGATAGTTGCgccggaggaggctgagaCCGATACAGATTACGACGATATACTAGAAGTAGATGAGATTCCGCATCATGAACGGAGAGGACGCCGAAGGACacgggaggaggacgagcgAGACCGTGAGATCATGGCCCAAAAGGAGGCCGAGATGCGCAGCTTGTCCAAGAAGAGCAAAAAGAGCAGCAGTCGGAAGAACACACCAGAAGAGGAGCCACCACTTCCCGCGGAGATGCCCGAGATGCCCGCGAGCCCTAGGTTGGTTCAAACTACCAAGGTGCTCCCACCTCGGGAACCAGCGTCTCTGGCTGGTGTTCTCAGTGGGAACTCGGATTCTCTGGCACCGCCCATGGCATTGATGAGCCCAGGTCTTCCCGCGAGCCCAAGGCCGATGCCTCTGAAGTCACCAGTTACTTCGCCACCGCTCTCGCCCTTGGGGATTTCAACATTTGCCGGAGCACCTTTATCTCCTCGACCACCAC GAGAACCATTAGCGCTCAAATCACCAAGGCCGCTCCTCATCGTCAAGCAAGAGGCCCAAATCAGTGGTGAAGCGAGCCCAACCAGTTCTACAATGGATAGCCCTCTAGAAAGAACCAAGATTTTCAAGGGCTTTGTGACGGAGGAGTACCCAGACCTCCTGCTTCCACCCAACGCCCTTCCTCACATCACTCTCAAGGTTGCATCTTCGCGGATGAAACCTTCGAGGGCCAGTCTGCTTTCTTTGACGCAGCTCGAAGAGGACCCCGTTTTCACACTGGCGGTTTCGTCAAgggctgatggtggtgagctgTGGCGGGTTGAGAAAGACACTGCGTCACTTGCGAAGCTGGACTCGAGGCTTAAGCAATGTCCCGCATTTACTGCCAAGACTCCAGACAGATCTCTTTTCAGCGGTCATGCCCCTGCCAAACTTGATGCTCGGCGTGTGGCCCTGAATCAATATCTGGAGGAATTGCTCAACACGCCCCTGGATACCGCCACAGCACTCGAGTTGTGCAAGTATCTCTCTTCCAACACTTTGCCACCCAACGCAGATGAGACTGGAAGCTCGAGAAGTGACGCCAATACCGAATCGCAACGCACTGGGCCAGGCGGCAGACCTTTCCGGACTGGGTATTTAACCAAGCGAGGCAAGAACTTTGGCGGTTGGAAAGCCCGGTATTTTATTCTTGACGGGCCACTACTCAAGTACTATGAGACACCAGGCGGTGCACACTTGGGTACAGTAAAACTCCAAAAGGCTCAGATTGGAAAGCAATCTCATCACAACAACGACGGTTCCCCCGCTCGTCCCAAAGACGATGAGGCTGAGAACCAGTACCGCCATGCTTTTCTGATCTTGGAACGGAAAAAGAAAGaccccaacagcaccacgAGGCATGTTTTGTGTGCTGAGAGTGATCTGGAGCGTGATCAATGGGTCGATGCTTTGCTTCGCTGGGTGGATTATGAGGATCCAGAGGACGAGGATAACGCGAAGAAGGAACACCCCCACGATCGACACTCGGCACACGCCGACCGTGCCAACGcctcgaagaagaagggtcAAGGCAAGCAGAATTCGATTGCTGACGATAAGCTCATCGGAGTCAGCTATGAGGCCACGAGGCAAGGCGATTCTCCCCAAGGCGTGCCTATCAAGGGTGCACCATCCGGGCAAGATCACGAATCGACTCACAGCCAGTCAACGGCATCTTCGTACACGATCTCTGGACCTCGGGATCCCCAGATGATGACATCTTCTGAATCGTGGGGCAACAAGCTAGCCATGGCCACGCAACAGCTTAGccaggaggagaagaaggcgaggaaacGCAGCTTTTTCGGATTCGGTCCCAAGGCCAGAAACTCCGGTGATGGACAAGATTCAATCTTTGGTAGTGACGGTGGCAGCATTGCCAACGGACAGACTGGCAACGGGTACAACGGCCCTGTGCGCCAGGTATTTGGTGCCAGTCTTGCCGAGGCCGTGCGCTACTGTGCCCCAGCTGACGTTCGGGTACCGCTCCCTGCTGTCGTCTACAGATGCATCCAATATTTGGAGCACAAGAATGCCACCTCTGAGGAGGGCATCTTCCGTCTAAGCGGGTCCAGTGTCGTCATCAAGCAGCTTAAGGAACGTTTCAATACCGAGGGCGACATTAATTTGGTGACCGATCCGCAGTATTACGATATTCACGCGGTTGCGTCTCTGCTCAAGCTCTACCTCCGCGAGCTTCCGATTACGATCCTGACAAACGACCTGCGTCTGGAGTTCATCGCCACCATAGAAATCACGAaccagaagcagaagcaTGCTCTTTTGGCCGAGCTTGTGGATCGTCTCCCTCAAGCCAACGCTGCTCTTTTGAAGTATTTAATTTCGTTCTTGATCAAGATCATCAACAATGCCAGCGTCAACAAGATGACAGTGCGAAACGTCGGCATTGTTTTCTCCCCGACCTTGAACATCCCCGCTCCTATTTTTGCAGCTTTCTTGCAGAACTTTGAGCCCATCTTTGGCGTCGACCCTACTGAATATGAGCTGCCTACTACTGAGCCCGACAATCTTCAGCCACAACCGCGCCGCCCAtcactcccatcctccttcacctcggATGCGCCACGGCGTCCTTCGGATCCAAGGCCGTCAACCTCACACAGCGATTCCCCTCACAGACACCGTTTAATGGAGTCATTGGATAGTCTGCCAAACAGGAGCACGCCCACGCCACCTCCCCTGTCGATGCAGCAAATGGCACAGATGAATGCTGCGACAATGCACTCGAGGAGCAcgcccacccctccacctcagcGCCCGGGTGTGGTGTACGAGCCCCAGCTCATGGCGccaccccagcaacagcagcaagggGGTCACTTTTCCATGAGGCCAGCGTACGAAGGCAGTTTCAATGCGCCCCCTCCCAACTTTGACCCTACGCAGATGCAGCATCCAGGGGCGTTGAGGCCATCACCGGGTTATGACAGGCCGGTGTATGAGAGCGGATTGTCGCCAGCGCCGTACGAGCATTCTTATAAGAATAGGAGGGAGAGCTCGATGTTTATGGGGAATTTGAATCAGCAGCCGAGTAAGAGTCGGTTGAGAGAGTGA